Proteins co-encoded in one Rhopalosiphum maidis isolate BTI-1 chromosome 2, ASM367621v3, whole genome shotgun sequence genomic window:
- the LOC113553279 gene encoding E3 ubiquitin-protein ligase TM129 — MFEYTSLLVYTLFYMIVSACFVLRTTEFVSNGLTVESLFESVIDKEYNNFILHHIKRTSYSIIVHSSLPLVYLLGTLLVNENEKAFVSVYFYELIFLALLPITCSFSIISKWKSNNWANHPLSIILSRYNPIDWTIIAQEISTEYQCLQKLTLAYGTINRTVVTQNWIISIKPYMVYVSKKSESSFLVYSSDNHNSTPDGTPGSIQFINIQVIPIRSRIKWFFVRIRSEDFKTLEEHIGHPIQIADNVKLQRSRTERFIEVFRDQVSQNPVYRGYSSAELAEDVCAGCLVNPPDVKLTKCCEDSNDIVNCTSCQCRPMWCVDCMAKWYESRQPQNDTTIWLSSKCTCPLCRQLFCILDVCPLENSDLAKTN, encoded by the exons atgtttgaatacaCGTCGTTGTTGGTTTACACTCTATTTTACATGATCGTGTCAGCTTGTTTTGTGCTCAGAACTACTGAGTTTGTGTCAAACGGTCTTACCGTCGAGAGCCTGTTCGAATCAGTGATCGACAAAGAATACAACAATTTCATATTGCATCACATCAAAAGAACATCATATAGCATCATTGTACACTCAAGCCTACCCTTAG tttatttaCTAGGCACACTTCTAGtcaatgaaaatgaaaaagcaTTTGTGAGTGTATACTTTTACGAGTTGATTTTTTTGGCATTACTGCCCATCACCTGTAGCTTttcaataatatctaaatggAAATCAAATAATTGGGCCAATCAtccattatcaattattttgagtCGTTACAATCCTATTGACTGGACAATTATAGCACAGGAAATTTCAACCGAATATCAATG TCTTCAAAAATTGACACTAGCATATGGGACAATAAATAGAACAGTTGTTACTCAGAACtggataatatcaataaaaccgTACATGGTTTATGTTTCCAAGAAATCAGAAAGTTCTTTCTTAGTATATAGTTCGGATAACCATAATTCTACACCTGATGGAACTCCAGGTAGTATACAATTCATCAACATTCAAGTGATACCAATTCGATCTCgaattaaatggttttttgTTAG aataagGTCTGAAGACTTTAAGACACTTGAAGAACATATTGGCCATCCTATACAGATTGCAGATAATGTTAAGCTACAACGCTCAAGAACTGAACGTTTCATTGAAGTATTTCGTGATCAAGTTTCCCAAAATCCAGTGTATCGTGGTTACAGTTCAGCCGAA TTAGCAGAAGATGTATGTGCCGGTTGCTTGGTGAATCCTCCCGATGTTAAACTCACCAAATGTTGTGAAGATAGCAATGACATAGTAAATTGTACTTCGTGTCAATGCAGACCTATGTGGTGTGTTGATTGCATGGctaaatg gtATGAATCAAGGCAGCCTCAAAACGATACAACCATATGGTTATCATCAAAATGTACCTGTCCACTTTGTCGTCAATTGTTTTGTATCCTTGATGTCTGTCCATTGGAAAATTCTGATTTAGCCAAGACTAATTAA